From Selenomonas sp. AB3002, one genomic window encodes:
- a CDS encoding MinD/ParA family protein, whose translation MADQATRLRQLVGGSPLPEDIREEQMLSPQKRKTANSDNVRVIAITSGKGGVGKTNLSVNLAIALREAGLRVLLIDADLGMANVDVVLGSLSRTHLLNLLEEGVELEDVLVHGPYGVDYISGGSGIEKAADFTFEERQRLMQKLTGCGQIADIILVDTGAGLGKNVMEFILAADEVLLVTTPEPTALTDAYAVMKAYSMYASAPSLKLVVNRVYDESESREVVAKLQQTSERFLHLPLECLGYIFEDPGVMKAVRSQKPFLVTNPSGTASRCIKGLASSVLYGSKMTVKKGWRGFLQQIFNFSH comes from the coding sequence ATGGCAGATCAAGCGACTAGATTGAGGCAGCTGGTGGGAGGAAGCCCGCTGCCAGAAGACATCAGGGAGGAACAGATGCTTTCTCCCCAAAAAAGAAAAACTGCAAACTCCGACAACGTGCGGGTCATCGCCATCACCAGCGGCAAGGGCGGTGTGGGCAAGACCAACTTGTCTGTGAACCTGGCCATTGCCCTCAGGGAAGCAGGTCTCAGGGTGCTGCTCATTGATGCGGATCTGGGCATGGCCAATGTGGACGTAGTCCTGGGCAGCCTTTCCCGCACGCATCTGCTGAACCTCCTGGAAGAAGGGGTGGAGCTTGAGGATGTGCTGGTGCATGGCCCCTATGGCGTGGATTATATCTCCGGGGGCTCCGGCATTGAGAAGGCGGCTGATTTCACCTTTGAGGAACGCCAGCGGCTCATGCAGAAGCTTACGGGCTGCGGCCAGATAGCGGACATCATCCTGGTGGACACGGGGGCAGGTCTTGGGAAGAACGTCATGGAATTCATCCTGGCAGCAGATGAGGTGCTGCTGGTCACCACTCCAGAGCCCACGGCCCTCACTGATGCTTATGCAGTGATGAAGGCCTACAGCATGTACGCCTCTGCTCCCAGCCTGAAGCTGGTGGTGAACAGGGTCTATGATGAATCCGAAAGCCGTGAGGTGGTGGCCAAGCTGCAGCAGACCTCCGAGCGTTTCCTGCATCTTCCCTTGGAGTGCCTGGGTTATATCTTTGAGGACCCGGGGGTCATGAAGGCAGTGCGCAGTCAGAAACCCTTTTTGGTGACAAATCCCTCAGGTACCGCCTCCAGATGTATCAAGGGACTTGCCTCCAGTGTGCTTTACGGCAGCAAAATGACCGTAAAGAAGGGGTGGAGAGGATTTTTACAGCAAATTTTTAATTTTTCGCACTAA
- the flhF gene encoding flagellar biosynthesis protein FlhF — protein sequence MQIKVVKAPSMKEAMEEVKNELGRDAVILHTKKYREGGFLGYHSKDVVEVTAAIEDAPAKGQGKRAPKAVETVEENAPQTRAGERPMPVFPANILNQYKTNGTQAGVDIVSPPLEMPSFEPRPASQEVEAGTAAEAVMPMELLPGAEEEAREKEPEEKAAETHMQQSKQEDTEKIQKLEAELSQMKTLLAQVMSKDMPQDEISLQEALRNQEVEEEILRDMAAKSAAGDTLVNCLDPKAKDILADYLDKVVNFSEGIQLNRHGVRIVSLIGATGVGKTTTLAKIAARFVLEKGVKAALITADTYRISAVEQLKTYSDIIGLPLEIVYSPDELKVAIHKHKDKDLVLIDTAGRSQHNDYQMKELQDFLAVDGRIEKHLVMSATTKERDAEDILEKFSVCRPDRVIFTKTDETSSVGLILNLLSKREIAISFLTNGQSVPDDIIPATPAELARLLLRV from the coding sequence GTGCAGATCAAAGTTGTGAAGGCTCCTTCTATGAAGGAAGCCATGGAAGAAGTAAAAAATGAATTAGGCCGTGACGCAGTCATCCTGCACACCAAGAAATATCGCGAGGGTGGTTTCCTGGGTTATCACAGCAAGGATGTGGTGGAAGTGACGGCAGCCATAGAAGATGCACCTGCCAAGGGACAGGGAAAACGCGCTCCCAAGGCAGTGGAGACGGTGGAGGAAAATGCTCCCCAGACACGGGCTGGGGAGCGTCCTATGCCCGTATTCCCGGCCAATATACTCAACCAGTACAAGACCAATGGCACCCAGGCGGGGGTGGATATAGTGTCTCCTCCTTTGGAAATGCCAAGTTTCGAGCCTCGTCCTGCCAGCCAGGAAGTGGAAGCCGGCACCGCTGCTGAGGCAGTGATGCCCATGGAGCTGCTTCCAGGGGCAGAGGAAGAAGCGCGGGAAAAAGAGCCTGAAGAGAAAGCGGCAGAGACACATATGCAACAGTCAAAGCAGGAAGATACAGAAAAGATACAGAAGCTGGAGGCAGAGCTCTCCCAGATGAAGACCCTGCTGGCCCAGGTCATGAGCAAGGATATGCCTCAGGATGAGATTTCTCTGCAGGAGGCCTTGAGGAATCAGGAGGTAGAGGAGGAAATCCTCCGGGATATGGCTGCCAAATCGGCCGCAGGCGACACCCTGGTGAACTGCCTTGATCCCAAGGCCAAGGATATCCTGGCAGATTATCTGGACAAAGTGGTCAATTTCTCAGAGGGAATCCAGCTGAACCGCCATGGGGTGCGCATCGTATCCCTCATCGGTGCCACAGGGGTGGGCAAGACCACGACTCTTGCCAAGATTGCGGCCCGCTTCGTGCTGGAAAAGGGAGTCAAGGCGGCCCTTATCACTGCCGATACTTACCGCATTTCTGCGGTGGAGCAATTAAAGACCTATTCAGATATCATCGGCCTGCCTTTGGAGATAGTATATTCTCCCGATGAGCTGAAGGTGGCCATCCACAAGCACAAGGATAAGGACCTGGTGCTTATAGATACCGCAGGCCGTAGCCAGCACAATGATTATCAGATGAAGGAGCTTCAGGACTTCCTGGCTGTGGACGGCCGCATTGAAAAGCATCTGGTCATGAGTGCCACTACCAAGGAGAGAGATGCAGAAGACATTCTGGAAAAGTTTTCTGTGTGCAGGCCTGACCGGGTGATTTTTACTAAGACTGATGAGACCAGCAGCGTGGGGCTTATCTTGAACCTGCTTAGCAAGAGAGAGATTGCGATTTCCTTTTTGACCAATGGGCAGAGCGTGCCGGACGATATCATCCCCGCCACCCCTGCAGAATTGGCCCGGCTATTGTTGAGGGTTTGA
- the flhA gene encoding flagellar biosynthesis protein FlhA — MAAPSAAADPLKGGSLIQKYSDVLIAVAIVTIVIMMIIPLPTLLLDLLLCLNITIALLVVMSAIYNVEALDLSIFPSLLLITTLFRLALNISSTRLILLDGYAGEVITAFGNFVVGGNAVVGFIVFIILVVINFIVITKGSERVAEVSARFTLDAMPGKQMSIDADLNQGAITDAEAKIRREKIQRESDFFGAMDGASKFVKGDAIAAIIIMFINISGGFVIGMLQRGLEASQALQTYTLLTVGEGLVSQIPALLISTATGLIVTRSAAEGNLGSDLVNQMFRNERIFFILCGVLVFLALVPGLPGVPFMALSLLCAFIGYNLKKSHEVKVETKKVEKKAQAKKEATTPENIVSLLQVDPMELEIGYSLIPLVDTGQGGDLLDRIVMIRRQCALELGLVVPTIRIRDNIQIKPNAYIIKLKGIEIAKGELMLDHYLAMNSGTVFEEVPGIETVEPAFGLPALWIPESEREQAELNGYTVVDAVSVLATHLTEVIKQHADEILGRQETQNLIDNLKKSNQSLVDEVVPDILSVGDVQKVLANLLRERISIRDMATIMEVLADYGHATKDTEILTEYVRHAMARSLTQANVQNGILPCVTLDPALENRIAGGVQRTDHGSYVSLDPDSMQRLLQSLDTELQKLTNMGYQPIVLTSPAVRLYFRKLVERSVPGLIVLSHAEIEQSVEIQILGVVKI, encoded by the coding sequence ATGGCTGCACCAAGTGCTGCGGCGGACCCCCTGAAAGGCGGTTCCCTCATACAGAAATACAGCGATGTCCTCATAGCGGTGGCCATCGTGACCATCGTCATCATGATGATCATTCCGTTGCCCACCCTCCTTTTGGATCTCTTGCTGTGCCTTAATATTACCATTGCCCTCCTGGTGGTCATGTCTGCCATTTACAATGTGGAGGCGCTGGACTTATCTATTTTCCCGTCACTCTTGCTCATTACCACGCTGTTCCGCCTGGCACTGAATATATCTTCCACCCGTCTCATTCTGTTGGATGGTTATGCAGGAGAGGTCATCACAGCTTTCGGCAACTTCGTTGTCGGTGGTAATGCAGTAGTAGGTTTCATAGTATTCATCATTTTGGTGGTTATCAACTTCATCGTCATCACCAAGGGCTCCGAGCGTGTGGCAGAGGTTTCTGCCCGCTTCACTTTGGATGCTATGCCCGGCAAGCAGATGTCCATTGATGCAGACCTCAATCAGGGGGCCATCACAGACGCTGAGGCCAAGATCCGCCGCGAGAAGATTCAGCGGGAATCAGATTTCTTCGGCGCCATGGACGGTGCTTCCAAGTTTGTCAAGGGCGATGCCATTGCCGCTATCATCATCATGTTCATCAACATTTCCGGCGGTTTTGTCATCGGCATGCTGCAGCGGGGGCTGGAAGCTTCACAGGCGCTCCAGACTTACACCCTGTTGACAGTAGGTGAGGGCCTGGTGAGCCAGATCCCGGCGCTCCTGATTTCCACGGCTACGGGTCTTATCGTCACCCGTTCTGCTGCGGAGGGGAATCTGGGCAGCGATCTGGTGAATCAGATGTTCCGCAATGAGCGCATTTTCTTCATCCTCTGCGGCGTGCTGGTGTTCCTGGCGCTGGTGCCAGGCCTGCCAGGTGTGCCCTTTATGGCTCTTTCTCTTCTCTGTGCGTTCATAGGTTACAATCTGAAGAAGAGCCATGAGGTGAAGGTGGAAACCAAGAAGGTGGAGAAAAAAGCTCAGGCCAAGAAGGAGGCCACAACGCCGGAGAACATCGTTTCTCTGCTGCAGGTGGATCCCATGGAGCTGGAAATCGGCTACAGCCTGATTCCGTTGGTAGATACGGGACAGGGCGGCGACCTGCTGGACCGCATTGTCATGATCCGCCGTCAGTGCGCTTTGGAACTTGGTTTGGTTGTGCCTACTATCCGCATCCGCGACAACATCCAGATCAAGCCCAATGCCTACATCATCAAATTGAAGGGCATTGAGATAGCCAAGGGCGAATTGATGCTTGACCATTACCTGGCTATGAATTCCGGCACTGTCTTTGAGGAAGTGCCGGGCATCGAGACCGTGGAGCCGGCCTTCGGCCTGCCTGCACTTTGGATTCCTGAGAGCGAGCGGGAGCAGGCAGAGCTCAACGGCTACACAGTGGTGGATGCCGTGTCAGTGCTGGCCACTCACCTCACAGAGGTCATCAAGCAGCATGCCGATGAGATCCTGGGCCGTCAGGAAACCCAGAACCTCATCGACAACCTCAAGAAGTCCAACCAGTCTCTGGTGGACGAGGTGGTGCCGGATATCCTCAGCGTGGGCGATGTGCAGAAGGTACTGGCCAACCTCCTCAGGGAGCGTATTTCCATCAGGGATATGGCCACCATCATGGAGGTGCTGGCGGATTATGGCCACGCCACCAAAGATACGGAAATCCTTACAGAGTATGTGCGCCATGCCATGGCCAGGTCTCTTACCCAGGCCAATGTGCAGAATGGGATCCTGCCCTGCGTGACTTTGGATCCGGCGTTGGAGAACAGGATAGCCGGCGGCGTGCAGCGCACGGACCATGGCTCCTATGTGAGCCTGGATCCGGATTCCATGCAGAGGCTCCTGCAGTCACTGGATACAGAGCTCCAGAAGCTTACCAATATGGGCTATCAGCCCATCGTCCTCACCAGCCCTGCCGTAAGGCTTTACTTCCGCAAGCTGGTGGAGCGCTCCGTGCCGGGACTTATCGTCCTTTCCCATGCAGAAATAGAGCAAAGCGTTGAGATACAGATTTTAGGGGTGGTGAAGATCTAA
- the flhB gene encoding flagellar biosynthesis protein FlhB codes for MKCMAISALPCGPCNREWRTYLEDDREWRFDLQLFADGDKTEEPTAKKREDARKKGQVGKSQELNTAFVLLMGFFMLKILWDTIYLNIAEYTKYILSHPAQTVDTETVIQLFLGMVELLAKTSFPIMLAIMFIGLGINFFQVGLHFNTEAMEPKLDKLNPINGFGRIFSKRALVEMVKSIFKIIVIGAALYVVLVDHVLSMPQFIFFGLENSLGQIADIIFNMAFKVCGLILVLGVLDLAYQKWQTTQDLKMTKQEVKDEFKQSEGDPQIKGKIKQKQRQMAMARMMQEVPKADVIVTNPTHFAVALEYHKGMVAPRVIAKGQDLVAQRIKEIGRESGVPLVENKPLARALFASTEIGDSVPQELYQAVAEVLAYVYRLKHRKRA; via the coding sequence CTGGAAGATGACAGGGAATGGCGCTTTGACCTGCAGCTTTTTGCTGATGGGGACAAGACAGAGGAGCCTACAGCCAAGAAGAGGGAGGATGCCCGCAAGAAAGGCCAGGTGGGCAAGAGCCAGGAGCTAAATACGGCTTTTGTGCTGCTTATGGGCTTCTTCATGCTGAAGATCCTCTGGGATACCATCTACCTGAACATTGCAGAATATACCAAGTACATACTGTCACATCCGGCCCAGACGGTGGATACGGAGACTGTCATACAGCTGTTTTTGGGCATGGTGGAACTGCTGGCCAAGACGTCTTTTCCCATCATGCTGGCTATTATGTTCATAGGTCTTGGCATCAACTTCTTTCAGGTGGGGCTGCACTTCAACACGGAGGCCATGGAGCCGAAACTTGACAAGCTGAATCCCATCAATGGTTTTGGCAGGATTTTTTCCAAACGGGCTTTGGTGGAAATGGTAAAGTCTATTTTCAAGATCATTGTCATTGGTGCGGCCTTGTATGTGGTGCTCGTTGACCACGTGCTGTCCATGCCGCAATTTATCTTCTTCGGGCTGGAGAACAGCCTGGGACAGATTGCGGATATCATTTTCAACATGGCTTTCAAGGTCTGTGGACTTATCCTGGTGTTGGGCGTGCTTGACCTTGCTTATCAGAAATGGCAGACCACCCAGGACCTCAAGATGACCAAGCAGGAAGTCAAGGATGAGTTCAAGCAGTCCGAAGGCGATCCCCAGATCAAGGGCAAGATCAAGCAGAAACAGCGCCAGATGGCCATGGCCCGCATGATGCAGGAAGTGCCCAAGGCAGATGTGATTGTCACCAACCCGACTCATTTTGCAGTAGCTCTTGAGTATCATAAGGGTATGGTGGCCCCCAGAGTCATTGCCAAAGGCCAGGATCTGGTAGCCCAACGCATCAAGGAGATAGGCCGGGAGTCCGGCGTGCCTCTGGTGGAGAACAAGCCGCTGGCCAGGGCACTCTTTGCCAGCACGGAAATCGGGGACTCGGTGCCCCAGGAACTTTACCAGGCTGTGGCAGAAGTGCTGGCTTATGTCTACAGGCTCAAGCACCGCAAAAGAGCATGA